A part of Melittangium boletus DSM 14713 genomic DNA contains:
- a CDS encoding AidA/PixA family protein, translating to MASDGSSFVDILTVIDAKGIINDMNSPGTQLGRGTRDYPSPLYGAEKYAFMLVKRSESKPDTEATDELRVSVSTNDILRWRTTSMTMNTGYGVLLYDVHISQGDDLVRTPTRYVIEGIVPKPKSDKDGNGLLDGSEPYQDAILQSTARSPGEVTYQLRFMIVDRTNNPIAYFSWDPFITIS from the coding sequence ATGGCCAGCGATGGTTCTTCTTTTGTCGACATCCTCACGGTCATTGATGCGAAGGGCATCATCAATGACATGAACTCCCCCGGCACTCAACTCGGACGAGGCACACGGGATTATCCCAGTCCTCTCTATGGCGCCGAGAAGTACGCCTTCATGCTCGTGAAGCGGAGCGAGTCCAAGCCCGACACCGAGGCGACGGACGAGCTGCGCGTCTCCGTCTCGACGAATGACATTCTTCGCTGGAGGACTACCTCCATGACGATGAATACGGGTTACGGTGTGTTGCTCTACGATGTGCACATCTCCCAGGGGGATGATCTCGTTCGGACTCCCACCCGGTACGTGATCGAGGGCATCGTCCCCAAGCCGAAGTCCGACAAGGACGGCAACGGGTTGCTGGATGGCAGCGAACCCTATCAAGACGCCATCCTTCAATCGACCGCCCGGTCCCCAGGGGAGGTCACCTATCAGCTCCGGTTCATGATCGTGGATCGGACGAACAATCCGATCGCGTACTTCTCGTGGGATCCGTTCATCACGATCTCGTAG
- a CDS encoding RluA family pseudouridine synthase — translation MALNTGYAYREQLGARARGQSTLSYLVAAYRHSPEPVWRERLARGEVLLDGIPATGEELLKPGQLLVWNRPPWEEKETPRDYTLVHEDEAILAVDKPGGLPTVPGGGFLVNTLLHVVRERFPEASPLHRLGRGTSGLVLFARTHDAAAKLSRAWREHEVEKRYRALSSGVAPQDAYDITAPIGEAVHPGMGMVPMALPSGKASRSLARVLQRRAASTLFEVDIQTGRSQQIRIHLAFIGYPLEGDPVYTVGGIPRAEQPGLLGDTGYLLHAERLCFVHPLTGKRLELQAPLPRELHVR, via the coding sequence ATGGCGCTCAATACGGGTTATGCCTACCGCGAACAGCTCGGAGCCCGGGCGCGAGGACAGAGCACGCTCTCCTATCTGGTCGCCGCCTACCGGCACTCTCCCGAGCCGGTGTGGAGGGAACGGCTCGCGCGAGGCGAGGTCCTGTTGGACGGCATCCCCGCGACGGGCGAGGAGTTGCTGAAACCGGGCCAATTGCTCGTCTGGAACCGGCCGCCCTGGGAGGAGAAGGAGACGCCGCGCGACTACACGCTCGTGCACGAGGACGAGGCGATCCTCGCGGTCGACAAGCCGGGCGGACTGCCCACGGTGCCGGGTGGAGGCTTCCTCGTGAACACCCTGCTCCATGTCGTACGGGAGCGCTTCCCGGAGGCGAGCCCCCTGCATCGCCTGGGACGCGGCACCTCGGGCCTCGTGCTCTTCGCGCGCACGCACGACGCCGCGGCGAAGCTGTCCCGAGCCTGGCGCGAGCACGAGGTGGAGAAGCGCTACCGGGCCCTGTCGAGCGGCGTGGCCCCCCAGGACGCCTACGACATCACCGCGCCCATCGGCGAGGCGGTGCATCCGGGCATGGGCATGGTCCCCATGGCGCTCCCCAGCGGAAAGGCCTCCCGGAGTCTGGCGCGCGTGCTCCAGCGGCGCGCGGCCAGCACCCTCTTCGAGGTGGACATCCAGACGGGCCGCTCCCAGCAGATCCGCATCCACCTGGCCTTCATCGGGTATCCGCTGGAGGGAGACCCCGTCTACACCGTGGGTGGCATACCGCGCGCCGAGCAGCCGGGACTGCTCGGGGACACGGGCTACCTGCTCCACGCGGAGCGGCTCTGTTTCGTGCATCCCCTCACCGGAAAGCGATTGGAACTCCAGGCCCCCCTCCCGAGGGAACTCCACGTGAGGTAG
- a CDS encoding type VI immunity family protein: MLRAWEKYQQAVGPDKITRYTGTDGHSLLIDAWAMSNIKEQLLDADGCVLELWEHDDQLGGYRVEYRGRMLGQPQYAHQPDAVSGVAFWLPTEYMEEQGPTRVKALALALARELPFNTGYVSPAFNGLMDMQRVRPLIHDSCFRYPGLDIFDIEVTQQLGTRPKGSYWLNFYGQPLLSELGGVTRLREQLTLPGVSVRELEPDKVLVELGEWPEVEGDMPAYRQLARMLEPHLYQETKPPLPPEDMRRWERRFLGNAP; encoded by the coding sequence GTGCTTCGCGCATGGGAGAAATACCAACAGGCGGTGGGACCCGACAAAATCACGCGGTACACGGGCACGGACGGACACTCGCTCCTCATCGATGCCTGGGCGATGAGCAACATCAAGGAGCAATTGCTCGATGCCGATGGGTGCGTGCTCGAACTCTGGGAACACGACGACCAATTGGGAGGCTACCGGGTCGAGTACCGAGGACGGATGCTGGGTCAGCCTCAGTACGCCCACCAGCCCGATGCGGTCAGCGGTGTGGCCTTCTGGCTGCCCACGGAGTACATGGAAGAGCAGGGCCCGACGCGGGTGAAAGCGCTCGCGCTCGCGTTGGCCCGGGAACTGCCCTTCAACACCGGCTATGTGAGTCCCGCTTTCAACGGCCTCATGGACATGCAGAGGGTCCGCCCGCTGATCCACGACTCGTGCTTCCGCTACCCGGGTCTGGACATCTTCGACATCGAGGTGACCCAGCAGTTGGGCACACGACCCAAGGGCAGTTATTGGCTGAACTTCTACGGCCAGCCCCTGCTGAGCGAACTGGGGGGCGTGACGCGCCTGCGTGAGCAGCTGACCCTGCCCGGCGTCTCCGTGCGGGAATTGGAGCCAGACAAGGTGCTGGTGGAACTGGGCGAATGGCCCGAGGTAGAGGGAGACATGCCCGCCTACCGACAGCTGGCGCGCATGCTGGAGCCGCACCTCTACCAGGAGACGAAGCCCCCACTGCCACCAGAGGACATGCGGCGCTGGGAGCGGCGATTCCTTGGCAACGCGCCGTAA
- a CDS encoding phytanoyl-CoA dioxygenase family protein — translation MDLSAALARLDTEGYAPLGRVLGDDGLAALRERAEDLMLGRVTDPGLFFQMDARTGQYEDSGLGWRGPSLAYRKIERLEKDERFLAWISNPLFERVARARIAGGIVLYRAILFNKGEPGGGAIRWHQDGGTLWGLSQEPELQIWTALDDAPVDGGCLEVIPGSHRQGLARPMGGVIPEDQLLAQRAEERAVPLPVQAGEVILLHNQLWHRSGPSREGHRRRGFSICYMSDATRCLRKKRAPREFFRVFEGG, via the coding sequence ATGGATCTCAGCGCGGCGCTCGCGCGGCTGGACACCGAGGGCTACGCCCCCCTGGGACGCGTGCTCGGGGATGACGGGCTCGCCGCGCTGCGCGAGCGCGCCGAGGACCTGATGCTCGGGCGCGTCACCGACCCCGGGCTCTTCTTCCAGATGGATGCCCGGACGGGACAGTACGAGGACTCGGGACTCGGCTGGCGGGGCCCGTCGCTCGCGTACCGGAAGATCGAGCGGCTGGAGAAGGACGAGCGCTTCCTCGCGTGGATCTCCAACCCCCTGTTCGAGCGGGTGGCGCGCGCACGCATCGCGGGCGGCATCGTCCTCTACCGCGCCATCCTCTTCAACAAGGGGGAGCCGGGGGGCGGCGCCATCCGCTGGCACCAGGATGGCGGGACGCTCTGGGGGCTGAGCCAGGAGCCCGAGCTGCAGATCTGGACCGCGCTGGACGACGCCCCGGTGGACGGAGGTTGCCTCGAGGTGATTCCGGGAAGTCATCGCCAGGGATTGGCGCGACCCATGGGCGGCGTCATTCCAGAGGACCAGCTCCTGGCCCAACGGGCCGAGGAGCGCGCGGTGCCCCTGCCCGTCCAGGCGGGCGAGGTGATTCTGCTGCACAACCAGCTCTGGCACCGCTCCGGCCCGAGCCGCGAGGGGCACCGGCGGCGCGGCTTCTCCATCTGCTACATGAGCGACGCCACGCGCTGTCTGCGCAAGAAGCGCGCCCCCCGGGAGTTCTTCCGCGTCTTCGAGGGCGGCTAA